A portion of the Candidatus Hinthialibacter antarcticus genome contains these proteins:
- a CDS encoding cyclic nucleotide-binding domain-containing protein, producing the protein MTIHSRKIALKPYAIQSPSDQPNNHILTDASSGRSIFLTAQEKTLIQRLNGSTIESLVQSIFHLKQKPLTTLGKLLHDLDHFGFLVNAPCEDETSAHGSNVTPAPLEPRINPALKLIGAAVASKFLFIVLCLLILATFTAFFISSPLLRFLQIEGSTAWGACIASFSAFVFLWLVAWIQSVSLSACVNRPIPLGCVFPIGLPVPSFDASASFILPRRQRTRIILFPVLRLLSAVGLFLWITTLPLTVFWKDVATQLALGAWLGLLMYSSPWFESPYSSLARPGFRKRSLTALLYDSLRSLFGYLFVGANNKGESTHFVIWGVWTLLWPLLVVRTFAALFKNDIPRLLGRLTQESGSPGWWAALFVAAFISVGAVFAVASTLIFFIRGAIKNLTMRWRPQQTHILLFMLFALIAAVTCRISFLPPIILPAAQSITQAVLGLAIIFFSLKFTSSQWIQQNAWPWLGVGLLGAAHIAAALNSPFNYTLYAWCAVALGIVISAQRQGRFAQALLISALVISVIYFSFLDQISFQYLRLPLFIIILLQFCLSITSRERLIWGWLSVAFLLDSYSSLLPFENELSPWVGYLSQSALCIAILAKSSIYDLRLDDWRPYAISRPLDRLNYCVHQATGARINLPSADDEMKSILAIKKQIGPHAWRCVFKHWLPTLTWKEIQTEPTLMQEIRLISGDVQLNEKTILEAFLHVPCLRGFDLDRKHLNAIVRVWVADEGDILIRQDSDDDALAVILSGRVRIENNHSFVSSHTVAYLSEGAFFGEVSFLTTEPRTATVRASQPFLAVALRRRDVKNECPLLEKHLKQTSEERQWSQLLASLPLFNEMSPSLFLRAVLQTHLHELNPGESLNWEGGVEGSLGVVVKGEAKIGEEIYRSCEWIGFETLYSGNTDSYTIQAVSDAQIAITSRELIQEAVEEILLQEQLTSL; encoded by the coding sequence GTGACTATTCATTCCCGAAAAATTGCGCTGAAACCATACGCGATCCAATCGCCGTCCGACCAACCGAACAATCATATATTGACCGACGCTTCAAGCGGGCGATCAATCTTTTTAACTGCACAAGAAAAAACACTCATTCAACGCTTAAACGGCTCGACAATCGAATCGTTAGTTCAGTCAATCTTTCATCTCAAACAAAAACCGCTAACCACGCTTGGAAAATTGCTGCACGATCTGGACCATTTTGGTTTTCTGGTAAACGCGCCGTGCGAAGATGAAACCAGCGCGCATGGCAGCAATGTCACGCCCGCTCCGCTCGAACCGCGCATCAACCCGGCGCTCAAACTTATCGGCGCCGCCGTTGCATCGAAATTTTTATTTATAGTATTATGCCTTCTCATCCTCGCTACATTCACGGCCTTTTTCATTTCCTCACCACTATTGCGTTTTTTGCAAATTGAAGGATCGACCGCATGGGGCGCCTGTATTGCATCATTTAGCGCGTTTGTTTTTCTATGGCTCGTCGCCTGGATACAGTCCGTTTCACTTTCTGCATGTGTGAATAGGCCTATTCCATTGGGGTGCGTTTTTCCAATTGGGTTGCCGGTTCCTTCATTTGATGCTTCCGCGAGTTTTATTTTACCTCGCCGCCAACGTACGCGCATCATTCTGTTTCCGGTTCTTCGCTTATTAAGCGCGGTTGGATTGTTTTTATGGATCACAACGCTCCCGTTAACAGTGTTCTGGAAAGACGTTGCAACTCAACTAGCACTCGGGGCTTGGCTTGGATTGTTGATGTATTCTTCGCCTTGGTTTGAGTCTCCCTATTCCAGCCTCGCTCGGCCCGGCTTTCGTAAAAGAAGCCTTACCGCATTACTCTATGATTCACTGCGGTCACTGTTTGGTTATCTATTCGTCGGAGCAAACAACAAAGGCGAGAGCACTCACTTTGTTATTTGGGGAGTCTGGACGCTATTGTGGCCGCTGTTGGTCGTTCGCACATTTGCCGCTTTATTTAAAAATGACATTCCCCGATTGCTGGGGCGGCTCACGCAAGAGAGCGGCAGCCCGGGTTGGTGGGCCGCGCTCTTTGTCGCCGCGTTCATCAGCGTTGGCGCGGTCTTCGCCGTTGCTTCGACATTGATCTTCTTCATTCGCGGCGCCATTAAAAACCTGACCATGAGATGGCGACCGCAACAAACCCATATTCTGTTATTCATGTTGTTTGCGCTGATCGCCGCCGTGACTTGCCGCATCTCATTTTTACCACCGATAATTCTTCCGGCGGCGCAATCTATCACCCAAGCCGTTTTGGGATTGGCAATCATTTTTTTCTCGCTCAAATTTACTTCCTCCCAATGGATCCAACAGAACGCCTGGCCCTGGTTGGGCGTCGGGCTGCTCGGCGCCGCCCACATCGCTGCGGCGTTGAACTCACCGTTCAATTATACGCTTTACGCTTGGTGCGCGGTCGCGTTGGGCATTGTGATTTCAGCGCAGCGTCAGGGCCGGTTCGCACAAGCGCTGTTAATCAGCGCTCTTGTGATCTCCGTTATTTATTTTTCTTTTCTCGACCAAATCTCATTTCAATATCTCAGGCTTCCCCTGTTTATCATCATTCTTCTACAATTTTGCTTATCCATTACCAGCCGTGAACGTCTGATCTGGGGATGGTTGAGCGTCGCCTTTTTACTTGATTCTTATAGCAGCCTGTTACCATTTGAAAATGAATTAAGTCCGTGGGTGGGCTATCTCAGTCAATCTGCGCTCTGTATCGCGATACTGGCGAAATCATCCATTTACGATTTGCGGCTTGATGACTGGCGCCCTTATGCGATATCTCGGCCATTAGACCGCTTAAATTATTGCGTTCATCAGGCGACGGGCGCCAGAATCAATTTGCCAAGCGCCGATGATGAAATGAAATCCATTCTTGCAATCAAAAAACAGATTGGCCCTCATGCCTGGCGTTGCGTTTTCAAACACTGGCTGCCAACGCTGACGTGGAAAGAAATCCAGACAGAACCCACTTTAATGCAAGAAATCCGATTGATATCCGGTGATGTACAGTTGAATGAGAAAACGATACTGGAGGCATTCTTACATGTGCCATGCCTGCGCGGATTCGATCTTGACCGCAAACACCTGAATGCAATTGTCCGCGTCTGGGTCGCCGATGAGGGAGATATATTGATACGCCAGGACTCTGATGATGATGCATTAGCGGTCATCTTGTCAGGTAGAGTTCGCATTGAAAACAATCATAGTTTCGTTTCCTCACACACAGTCGCCTATTTAAGCGAGGGCGCTTTTTTTGGCGAAGTGTCATTTTTAACCACTGAACCACGTACCGCGACAGTCCGCGCTTCCCAACCATTTTTAGCGGTCGCTTTGCGCCGCAGAGATGTTAAAAACGAATGTCCCCTATTAGAGAAACATTTGAAACAAACATCCGAAGAACGCCAGTGGAGCCAGTTATTAGCCTCTCTCCCCCTGTTTAATGAAATGTCGCCGTCGCTGTTTTTACGGGCGGTTCTTCAAACTCACTTGCATGAATTAAATCCGGGCGAATCGTTAAACTGGGAAGGAGGCGTTGAAGGCTCTCTCGGCGTCGTCGTAAAAGGAGAAGCGAAAATCGGTGAGGAGATATATAGGTCGTGTGAATGGATCGGATTTGAGACGCTATATTCCGGCAATACAGATTCGTATACGATTCAAGCGGTAAGCGATGCGCAAATCGCTATCACTTCACGTGAATTAATTCAAGAAGCGGTCGAAGAAATACTGCTACAGGAACAATTGACTTCTTTGTAA
- a CDS encoding pilus assembly protein TadG-related protein: MKQTRNNNGSVLVLLSISLVMIFTMMAIVLDLGIMVSTHNELQNAADSASLAAASQLVDEDVLTGSANLTDDIIEARAYAEQFASYNVAAKRTLAVDRNDANDASGGVVVGYIDNPLDINDAIQTSGVTNYNSVQVQADLTNTLNGPLSMLLGAFSGKSQIAMRAQATATLEDRIAGFTLGPNETLPMLPFAAYAGAWEDALVSGPDNYRVVNGQVQSGSDGIPELTLYPYRYNIGVPGTRGNVGTIFISMVVGTSYVNNQIYDGMTAGDLATIDELLLVDNGGGGLSQWLPGENWMSSSWHYSLRNIRGEPRIMALYTAISSNNPTAYADPSQFDEPMSDLPSVETCCAIQQYYKATEFKAVTVVDSTWSSNSNYIRFVVQPTQITSDSAVVNPDAPHSELIYTLSLTR, from the coding sequence ATGAAGCAGACAAGAAATAATAATGGATCGGTTTTAGTGTTACTTTCGATTTCATTGGTGATGATCTTTACCATGATGGCGATTGTTCTTGATTTGGGCATTATGGTGTCAACGCACAATGAATTACAAAATGCGGCGGACTCGGCTTCGCTGGCTGCTGCGTCGCAATTGGTGGACGAAGACGTCCTGACCGGTTCAGCCAATCTGACGGACGACATTATTGAAGCGCGCGCGTATGCGGAACAATTCGCTTCGTACAATGTTGCGGCCAAGCGCACGTTGGCGGTTGATCGCAACGACGCCAATGATGCGTCCGGCGGCGTCGTTGTGGGCTATATTGATAATCCACTCGATATCAATGACGCGATTCAAACCAGCGGCGTAACAAATTATAATTCCGTTCAAGTTCAGGCGGATTTAACGAATACGCTGAATGGGCCGTTGTCGATGTTGCTGGGGGCATTTTCCGGTAAGTCGCAGATTGCCATGCGCGCTCAGGCCACCGCCACGCTGGAAGACCGCATTGCCGGATTTACGTTAGGGCCGAATGAGACGCTGCCGATGTTGCCGTTTGCTGCGTACGCTGGCGCTTGGGAAGATGCGTTGGTTAGCGGGCCGGACAATTATCGCGTGGTGAATGGGCAGGTGCAATCGGGCAGCGACGGCATTCCTGAATTAACGCTGTACCCTTATCGTTACAACATTGGCGTTCCTGGAACGCGAGGCAACGTCGGGACGATCTTTATCTCAATGGTGGTCGGCACGTCGTATGTGAACAACCAAATTTATGATGGCATGACCGCAGGCGACCTGGCGACGATTGATGAACTCTTACTCGTTGACAACGGCGGCGGCGGGTTATCGCAATGGCTGCCTGGCGAGAATTGGATGTCGAGTAGTTGGCATTATTCCTTACGCAACATTCGCGGCGAACCACGCATCATGGCGCTGTATACCGCCATCAGTTCAAATAATCCGACTGCGTACGCCGATCCCAGCCAATTTGATGAACCGATGAGCGACCTTCCAAGTGTTGAGACCTGCTGCGCGATTCAGCAATATTATAAAGCGACGGAATTTAAAGCAGTCACGGTGGTAGATTCCACTTGGTCGAGCAACAGTAATTATATCCGTTTCGTTGTTCAACCGACGCAAATCACCAGTGATTCCGCCGTCGTCAATCCAGATGCGCCTCATTCGGAACTGATCTATACGCTGTCGCTGACGCGCTAA
- a CDS encoding AAA family ATPase: MMMQNVLAEKIINGSGRANGCSPFAHDASASNAISAPATLEDVGLSSSYISDLIAKHLYRYGVLSGSEISQKVCLPFLLIDDLLDDMVQSAKAEKRGGRGLGNAADVFALTERGRNFVKQLLEADTYTGPAPVPLTQYETYVRAHSLSNVSVTEKQLRETWDGFIVDDSMFKQIGPAIRSGKSCFLYGPPGTGKSTLAKAVARFLDRSGGQVAIPHAVLVGGSVIRVYDPVHHVPIENEKSDPDAVWLDGTVSNDRRWVMCRRPAVVVGGELTLDMLDLRYNSTTRFYEAPLQMKANGGVFTIDDFGRQMVQPKDLLNRWIIPLEERMDYLTLHTGKKFSIPFEQFVVFATNLDPADLADPAFLRRIRYKIYVGAPSQAAYESIFRQECHKKEMNMDGLNLKAFIDEFYKKTNRLLRACDPRDLTDLISDECRFNQQNTDITAERLYQVAQSYFSDLRT; this comes from the coding sequence ATGATGATGCAAAATGTACTCGCTGAGAAAATAATAAATGGAAGTGGACGAGCAAACGGCTGCTCTCCATTTGCGCATGATGCATCTGCGTCAAATGCGATTTCTGCTCCGGCGACGTTAGAGGATGTCGGGTTATCGTCATCGTATATCAGCGATTTGATTGCGAAGCATCTTTATCGCTACGGCGTATTGAGCGGCAGCGAGATTTCACAAAAAGTCTGTTTGCCGTTTTTGTTAATTGACGATTTGCTTGACGATATGGTGCAAAGCGCAAAAGCGGAAAAGCGCGGCGGTCGCGGCCTGGGCAACGCCGCTGATGTATTTGCGTTGACCGAGCGAGGACGTAATTTCGTTAAACAATTACTCGAGGCGGACACCTATACCGGCCCGGCGCCAGTCCCGCTAACGCAATATGAAACCTACGTTCGCGCGCATAGCCTTTCGAATGTTTCCGTGACGGAAAAGCAATTGCGCGAAACGTGGGACGGCTTCATTGTTGATGATTCGATGTTCAAACAAATTGGGCCGGCGATTCGTTCCGGTAAATCGTGTTTTCTCTATGGGCCTCCCGGTACGGGCAAAAGCACGTTAGCGAAAGCGGTTGCGCGATTTCTTGACCGTAGCGGCGGGCAGGTTGCGATTCCACATGCGGTGTTGGTCGGCGGCAGCGTGATTCGCGTCTACGATCCCGTCCATCATGTTCCAATTGAAAATGAAAAATCTGACCCAGACGCTGTTTGGCTGGATGGTACCGTCTCCAATGATCGGCGTTGGGTAATGTGTAGGCGTCCCGCTGTTGTGGTCGGCGGCGAACTTACGCTGGATATGCTTGATCTTCGATACAATTCGACCACGCGGTTTTATGAAGCGCCGCTGCAAATGAAAGCCAACGGCGGCGTCTTCACCATTGACGACTTTGGACGCCAGATGGTGCAGCCCAAAGATTTACTCAACCGTTGGATTATCCCTCTTGAAGAACGCATGGATTATTTGACGCTTCATACAGGCAAAAAATTTTCGATTCCGTTTGAACAATTTGTGGTTTTTGCAACGAACTTAGACCCGGCTGATTTGGCGGACCCGGCATTTTTGCGTCGCATTCGCTACAAAATTTATGTAGGGGCGCCGTCACAAGCGGCGTATGAATCGATCTTTCGACAAGAATGCCATAAAAAAGAAATGAATATGGATGGCTTGAATCTAAAGGCGTTTATTGATGAATTCTATAAGAAAACCAACCGGTTGTTGCGCGCTTGTGATCCACGCGATTTGACGGATTTGATTTCAGATGAGTGTCGATTCAATCAGCAAAATACGGACATTACTGCAGAGCGTTTATATCAAGTCGCTCAGTCGTATTTTTCTGATTTGAGAACATGA
- a CDS encoding OmpA family protein has protein sequence MKRLLLLGPLVFLAVGCESIDTNQWTAYQSTSLQRVVEAPFEKMAENANPIDREVGRIHFAYDKANLNAEAKHELDRIALQLKRRAGAVVIEGHADHNNSDEYNTRLGYQRAITAAHYLRSAGVWEERLVVRSFGEGRPSASNWSEDGQMANRIVIVKTYAQGEGMAGDEAERAYKLMRAIPEEEQSSPSMMESLLSSESGS, from the coding sequence ATGAAACGTTTATTGCTACTCGGCCCGTTGGTTTTTCTTGCGGTGGGATGTGAGTCGATTGATACCAATCAATGGACGGCCTATCAGTCCACGTCATTACAACGAGTGGTTGAAGCGCCGTTTGAAAAGATGGCGGAAAATGCAAACCCGATTGATCGTGAAGTTGGGCGCATCCACTTTGCCTACGACAAAGCAAACCTCAATGCAGAGGCGAAACATGAATTGGATCGCATCGCGTTACAGCTCAAACGCCGCGCAGGCGCGGTCGTGATTGAAGGACACGCCGACCATAACAATAGCGATGAGTACAACACGCGCCTTGGATATCAACGCGCCATCACGGCGGCGCACTATCTGCGAAGCGCAGGCGTATGGGAAGAGCGTTTGGTGGTGCGGAGTTTCGGCGAGGGCCGACCGTCTGCCAGCAATTGGAGTGAAGACGGCCAAATGGCAAACCGGATCGTGATCGTAAAAACCTATGCGCAAGGCGAGGGGATGGCGGGAGATGAAGCCGAGCGGGCATATAAATTGATGCGCGCAATTCCTGAAGAAGAACAATCTAGCCCATCAATGATGGAGTCGTTATTGTCATCCGAGTCGGGTTCCTGA
- a CDS encoding type II secretion system F family protein yields MIETAIVALVFSAVFFGVVSFAALSGIARHPMDERIARLHGAQNGSRALQAGHEKNEMNMVAALGRKLAPKEAKQRNDSKRRLALAGYYSDVAYFVYWGARLILMITPAIAITLIYILMGKALLDGLMPMAFACGLGMFLPDIFLFFVKRQRQEHIFCGLPDALDLLVVCIEAGLGLDAAMQKISQEFHMSNPTLSREFQITCAAIRLGQEREMALRELGDRTGVADLKSLTCVLIQADKFGSSLATALRVHSEDMRTRRKQRAEEKAAKTTVKLIFPLVLFIFPAIFVVLGGPAVIKILDTFMSMNQ; encoded by the coding sequence ATGATAGAAACTGCGATAGTTGCGTTGGTGTTTTCCGCCGTATTTTTTGGAGTGGTCTCGTTCGCCGCGTTGTCAGGCATTGCGCGGCATCCAATGGATGAACGGATCGCGCGTTTGCACGGCGCACAAAATGGGAGCCGCGCGCTTCAAGCGGGGCATGAAAAAAATGAAATGAACATGGTTGCGGCGCTCGGTCGTAAACTGGCGCCCAAAGAAGCCAAGCAGCGTAACGACTCCAAGAGACGCTTAGCGCTCGCGGGTTACTACAGCGACGTCGCTTACTTTGTTTATTGGGGTGCGCGCTTGATTTTAATGATTACGCCCGCCATCGCAATCACACTGATTTATATCCTCATGGGCAAAGCGCTTCTGGATGGATTGATGCCGATGGCGTTTGCTTGCGGGTTGGGCATGTTTCTTCCTGATATATTTCTGTTCTTCGTCAAACGGCAAAGGCAAGAGCATATTTTTTGCGGATTGCCGGATGCGTTAGACCTCTTGGTTGTTTGCATAGAAGCGGGGCTAGGGCTTGACGCGGCGATGCAAAAAATCAGCCAGGAATTTCACATGAGCAACCCGACCTTGAGCCGCGAATTTCAGATTACTTGCGCGGCGATTCGCTTGGGGCAAGAACGAGAAATGGCCTTGCGTGAATTGGGAGACCGCACCGGCGTCGCTGATCTAAAGTCGTTGACCTGTGTGTTGATTCAAGCCGATAAATTTGGTTCAAGCCTCGCAACGGCGCTTCGCGTTCACTCGGAAGATATGCGGACGCGGCGCAAACAGCGGGCGGAAGAAAAAGCAGCAAAGACGACGGTCAAATTGATTTTTCCATTAGTGCTATTTATTTTCCCCGCGATCTTCGTCGTCTTGGGCGGGCCTGCGGTGATTAAAATTTTAGACACATTTATGAGTATGAATCAGTAA
- a CDS encoding type II secretion system F family protein, which produces MNQAALVMIVFLGTTALVMAGAFGLYWLMFAETRAVEKRLDRMMSQGGGPSQKQILDMLKQRKDSDKYPIFSTFPPLMNLPLLFEQAGKNSDVVTWLWMSGILSIVTLIGTWFGTQSVLYALLAGVGFFGLRYLMILRQRQSRLKKFEGLFAQSLEIIGRSLRAGHPFSMGLYMVSTEMPDPVGTEFGIVFQQNQMGLPMEDALACMAVRVPILDVRFFILTVMIHQETGGDLAEVLDNLSGVIRDRFKIQGQVRALTAEGRLSGWVLSLLPVFVFGIIFIMNRDYVLVLITTELGNKMMYAAIGLQIIGMLLIRKIVNIKV; this is translated from the coding sequence ATGAATCAAGCCGCGTTGGTGATGATTGTTTTTTTGGGGACGACTGCGCTGGTCATGGCTGGCGCGTTTGGCCTGTATTGGCTGATGTTTGCAGAGACCCGCGCCGTTGAAAAACGCTTAGACCGTATGATGAGCCAAGGCGGCGGGCCGAGCCAAAAGCAAATTTTAGACATGCTGAAACAACGCAAAGATTCAGATAAATACCCCATCTTTTCGACGTTTCCTCCTTTGATGAACCTTCCACTCCTTTTTGAACAGGCGGGTAAAAATAGTGATGTGGTGACATGGTTATGGATGTCGGGAATCTTGAGCATCGTTACTTTGATCGGGACATGGTTTGGAACGCAGAGTGTACTTTATGCGTTGCTTGCGGGCGTGGGTTTCTTTGGACTACGCTATCTGATGATACTGCGCCAGCGTCAGTCTCGCTTAAAGAAATTTGAAGGACTCTTCGCGCAATCGCTAGAGATCATTGGTCGTTCTTTACGCGCTGGGCACCCATTTTCGATGGGACTCTACATGGTTTCGACGGAGATGCCAGACCCGGTTGGAACGGAATTTGGCATTGTGTTTCAACAAAATCAAATGGGGTTACCGATGGAAGATGCGCTCGCTTGTATGGCGGTCCGCGTCCCCATTTTAGATGTGCGGTTTTTTATTCTGACTGTAATGATTCACCAGGAAACCGGCGGCGACTTGGCTGAGGTCTTAGACAATCTCTCCGGCGTGATTCGCGACCGTTTCAAAATTCAAGGACAGGTGAGAGCGTTGACGGCGGAAGGCCGCTTGTCGGGCTGGGTGTTGAGTTTGCTTCCTGTGTTTGTGTTTGGCATCATTTTTATTATGAACCGCGATTATGTCTTGGTGCTGATTACAACCGAATTGGGCAACAAAATGATGTATGCCGCGATTGGTTTACAGATCATCGGGATGCTTCTCATTCGAAAGATTGTGAACATAAAAGTCTAA
- a CDS encoding CpaF family protein — protein sequence MMNQSTAKTQDTNGSMRNAERRSVYQELKQSVHRQLIERLDLERVREDNKEAVKRQVRPVLTELITSNPAPLNGAERRRMTDEVLDEVFGFGPLEPLLKDTEISDILVNRFDEIFIEKKGKLQKAEASFRDDRHLLQIIDRIVSRIGRRVDETSPMVDARLPDGSRVNAIIPPLALNGPAMSIRRFGVNPLTIDNLIENKSMTPEMIEFIEGAVRAKLNMIISGGTGSGKTTLLNIMTSFIPPDERIITIEDSAELILQQPHVVRLETRPPNIENFGAITQRDLLFNTLRMRPDRIIVGEVRGSEALDMLQAMNTGHEGSLTTIHANTPRDGLSRIEMMVAMGGLDIPVRVVRQQISSAVNLIIQASRMIDGTRRITRISELVGMEGEVITMQDIFVFDQKTVDSEGRVHGAFQATGVRPRCIKRLEAAGVRLSPSVFEPGDKLVVGNE from the coding sequence ATGATGAACCAGTCAACAGCAAAAACACAAGACACAAATGGTTCGATGCGCAATGCGGAACGCCGCAGCGTGTATCAGGAATTGAAACAATCCGTTCACCGCCAGTTGATTGAACGGCTCGATCTTGAGCGTGTTCGTGAAGATAACAAGGAAGCGGTCAAGCGGCAGGTGCGGCCTGTTTTAACTGAGTTGATTACTTCAAATCCGGCTCCATTAAATGGCGCCGAACGGCGTCGCATGACGGATGAAGTTCTTGATGAAGTGTTTGGATTTGGGCCGCTGGAACCCTTGCTGAAAGATACGGAGATTTCCGATATTCTCGTTAATCGTTTTGATGAAATATTCATTGAGAAAAAAGGCAAATTACAAAAAGCGGAAGCATCGTTTCGAGACGACCGCCATTTGTTGCAGATCATTGACCGGATTGTTTCGCGGATAGGCCGCCGGGTCGATGAAACCTCGCCGATGGTAGACGCGCGACTGCCGGACGGCTCTCGCGTCAATGCGATTATCCCCCCGCTTGCGTTGAACGGACCGGCGATGTCAATTCGACGGTTCGGCGTCAATCCATTAACTATTGATAACTTGATTGAAAATAAATCAATGACGCCGGAGATGATCGAATTCATTGAAGGCGCGGTGCGCGCCAAATTGAACATGATTATTTCTGGCGGGACCGGGTCAGGGAAAACAACGCTTCTCAACATTATGACGTCGTTTATTCCGCCGGATGAGCGCATTATTACCATCGAAGATTCGGCGGAATTGATTCTTCAACAACCGCATGTTGTGCGATTGGAAACGCGGCCTCCGAATATTGAAAACTTCGGCGCGATTACGCAGCGCGACTTGTTATTTAACACGCTACGGATGCGCCCTGACCGGATCATCGTCGGCGAAGTGCGCGGCTCCGAAGCGTTAGACATGCTGCAAGCGATGAACACCGGTCACGAAGGCTCGCTGACGACCATTCACGCAAACACGCCCCGCGATGGACTCAGCCGCATCGAAATGATGGTGGCGATGGGCGGGTTGGATATTCCCGTGCGGGTCGTTCGGCAACAAATTTCTTCCGCCGTTAATTTGATTATTCAGGCGTCGAGAATGATTGACGGCACCCGCCGCATTACGCGCATTTCTGAATTGGTCGGCATGGAAGGCGAAGTTATTACCATGCAGGATATTTTCGTTTTCGACCAAAAAACGGTGGATAGCGAAGGCCGCGTGCATGGCGCTTTTCAAGCGACGGGCGTGCGCCCGCGTTGTATTAAACGTCTGGAAGCGGCAGGCGTGAGATTATCGCCCTCGGTGTTTGAACCAGGCGATAAGTTGGTGGTGGGAAACGAATGA